Proteins from a genomic interval of Coccinella septempunctata chromosome 2, icCocSept1.1, whole genome shotgun sequence:
- the LOC123306622 gene encoding inhibitor of Bruton tyrosine kinase isoform X2, which translates to MSKFYNIHRDCTEYCRSIVHGNLITSAFSVLDISGLQLCSYLNYLCTNCDLIKDSAGRTALHAAASYGYLEVVKWLLNNKNANINARDDESGYTPLHRAFYYGRLYIAIELMKAGADATLLDRDGLTSLDHVIQDGLKPTIYFGSVYTWGINKNNSLGPFSSRNTPECLDVFHKKYPKEYVQQICIDTFHSIIITINGHAYTCGHGLGGRLGLRTENAIVEPTKITFPEKVDVIRVSISRDHSLFLTASRHIYSCGLNTHKVLGLYPPPNKCLSPEKVKCLMSKVPCGVSAGRYHSVAWTARKLYTWGLNGGQLGHESYHGNYIITPRGVPAINNRDNDIKKVVSSDGAIAILTGTGDVYVLHDYMCRKVASRFSNLQNLAIIGGKLRTDTDVDLKGESLKELKVVILTNNGQMFIWRESDPQLCRLTFSVPRVFSVINVSLNFNNILFVTNYGECYTGIIKKRVKKVYWDRKNFGALPVASVAVTKIPKIYRASAIVSDPKGEDFGVIQQHPYATEISDENIMKKEMEYQFTKLLEETTEEDNIHDIVIKINHKTFPAHKYILASESNLMDLCDSKDEIVLKDINVDFFQQLLIFIYTGTCSLLEVGECPELFKKYYISSDGVEQETVKSQKNKSPQNPIRKLQEMSKRFGCKRLHHLLNDFYMQNIYIFRKSDILNTPKCYQITDFPEYYDIKLKCSNGKEIKAHKCILVGRLEYFSNLFAARWSNDARSTISIPHTSDLVEALLEFLYTDSEYFLLDKDGDFLLKLLVLADEYLVEQLKQCCAYLILKLNHLDLKNAIDILQIAHKVKSTFLIKGVMTYVVNNLAYFLEAKALHDLSEELLYDISMYYISYRKLDRRHQTYAISDDRSEKIHEIHNKYPINLEISEKRNLRAMQKMSKQRRSKFLRKSVSEKSLQRDSDDDEKEECTPHCLPNTEEKTENVEKIGQDRVSAICSATRILETSNEEPEFINLKNLSLSDSFDEFPLLNSPPEGSHNRLSSSPSQGKFVKKHKMVRLSQKERLRLSSESKETPQETPKNPWKKIPDISENIAKSPTDSSFSGILLDEKKLKGNLVKITNKQLVHTQMEDKAIMDLEKFYNIHEVEDEVIKVQRVDIGNVAPPVWVPANHAHGSHS; encoded by the exons ATGagtaaattttacaatatccaCCGGGATTGTACTGAATATTGCAGATCTATTGTGCATGGAAATTTGATAACTTCTGCCTTTTCGGTTTTGGATATTTCTGGTCTTCAATTATGCTCCTACCTGAATTATTTGTGTACTAACTGTGATTTAATAAAAGATTCTGCTGGAAGAACAGCTCTACATGCAGCTGCTTCCTATGGATATTTAGAAGTAGTAAAATGGCTACTTAACAATAAAAATGCAAACATAAATGCCAGAGATGATGAATCAGGTTACACACCCCTACATAGGGCCTTTTATTATGGAAGGTTATATATAGCAATAGAATTAATGAAAGCAG GTGCTGACGCTACATTATTGGACAGGGATGGACTGACATCCTTAGATCACGTTATTCAGGATGGACTAAAACCTACCATTTACTTTGGTTCTGTATATACTTGGGgcattaataaaaataattccttGGGTCCATTTAGTTCAAGAAATACCCCTGAATGTTTGGATGTGTTCCACAAAAAATATCCAAAGGAGTATGTGCAACAAATATGCATAGATACATTTCATAGTATCATAATCACTATTAATGGACACGCTTACACTTGTGGGCATGGCCTAGGGGGTAGGTTAGGTTTACGCACTGAAAACGCTATTGTTGAACCTACAAAAATAACTTTTCCTGAGAAAGTTGATGTAATTCGAGTCAGCATATCAAGAGATCATTCTTTATTTTTGACAGCCTCTAGGCAT atttaTTCATGTGGACTTAACACACATAAAGTATTAGGTCTTTATCCTCCACCAAATAAATGTCTTTCCCCTGAAAAAGTGAAATGCCTCATGTCTAAAGTCCCTTGTGGAGTGAGTGCAGGCCGATATCATTCTGTTGCTTGGACTGCTAGGAAGTTGTACACTTGGGGCTTGAATGGTGGTCAACTTGGCCATGAGAGCTATCATGGAAATTATATAATTACACCTAGAGGTGTACCAGCAATTAATAACAGAGATAATGATATCAAAAAAGTTGTATCAAGTGATGGTGCAATTGCAATCCTGACTGGGACAGGGGATGTTTATGTTCTTCATGATTATATGTGTAGAAAAGTAGCTTCCAG gttTTCGAATCTTCAAAATTTGGCTATTATTGGTGGAAAATTGAGAACCGACACAGATGTCGATTTGAAAGGGGAATCCCTAAAAGAATTGAAAGTGGTCATTCTAACCAATAATGGCCAGATGTTTATATGGCGGGAATCGGATCCACAACTCTGCAGGTTAACATTCTCCGTTCCCAGAGTTTTTTCAGTTATAAATGTTTCACtgaatttcaataatatccttTTTGTTACCAACTATGGAGAGTGCTATACTGGCATCATTAAAAAAAGAGTGAAAAAAGTATATTGGGATAGAAAAAATTTCGGCGCATTACCAGTGGCTTCTGTTGCAGTAACTAAAATACCGAAAATATACAGGGCTTCAGCTATAGTAAGCGATCCAAAAGGAGAAGATTTTGGTGTGATACAG CAACATCCTTATGCCACTGAGATTTCTGACGAAAATATTATGAAGAAAGAAATGGAATATCAGTTCACTAAATTACTTGAAGAAACTACTGAAGAAGATAATATTCATGACATCGTTATTAAAATAAATCACAAAACATTTCCAGCGCACAAGTACATTTTGGCTAGTGAGAGTAATTTAATGGATTTATGTGACAGTAAAGATGAAATAGTACTGAAAGACATTAacgttgatttttttcaacaattattgatttttatttacaCTGGTACTTGTTCTTTGCTGGAAGTTGGAGAATGCCCCGaactcttcaaaaaatattacatTTCTTCTGATGGAGTCGAACAGGAAACTGTCAAGAGCCAAAAAAATAAATCTCCGCAAAACCCTATCAGAAAATTGCAAGAGATGTCTAAACGCTTTGGTTGTAAGAGACTACATCACCTCTTGAATGATTTCTATATGCAAAATATCTACATATTTAGAAAGAGTGATATATTAAATACCCCAAAGTGTTATCAGATAACAGATTTTCCTGAATATTATGACATCAAGCTGAAATGTAGCAACGGCAAGGAGATCAAGGCACATAAATGTATTTTAGTTGGAAGACTTGAATATTTCAGTAATTTATTTGCTGCTAGATGGAGTAAT GATGCCAGAAGTACCATTAGCATACCTCATACAAGTGATTTGGTGGAAGCTTTGTTAGAATTTTTATACACGGACTCCGAATATTTCCTGTTAGATAAAGATGGAGATTTCTTGTTGAAATTGTTGGTTTTAGCTGATGAATATTTGGTGGAACAACTGAAACAATGTTGTGCTTATCTCATactgaaactgaatcatcttgATCTCAAGAATGCCATTGACATTCTACAAATCGCTCATAAGGTCAAGTCTACTTTTTTGATAAAAGGTGTTATGACATATGTTGTGAACAATTTAGCCTATTTCTTAGAGGCTAAAGCATTACATGACCTTTCTGAGGAATTATTGTATGATATATCTATGTATTATATTTCATACCGAAAATTAGATCGTCGCCATCAAACCTATGCTATTTCCGATGATCGAAGTGAGAAAATACATGAAATACATAACAAATATCCaataaatttggaaatttcTGAGAAAAGGAATCTTCGAGCTATGCAGAAAATGTCCAAGCAACGAAGGTCGAAGTTTTTAAGAAAAAGTGTGAGTGAAAAAAGTTTGCAGAGAGATTCGGATGATGACGAGAAGGAAGAGTGTACACCACATTGTCTACCAAACACTGAAGAAAAAACGGAAAATGTTGAGAAGATTGGGCAAGATCGTGTATCGGCAATCTGTTCAGCTACAAGAATATTAGAAACCTCAAATGAGGAACCAGAATTCATAAATTTAAAAAACCTTTCATTATCCGATTCATTTGATGAGTTTCCTTTATTGAACAGTCCACCTGAAGGTAGTCATAATAGATTGAGTAGTTCACCTAGTCAAGGAAAGTTTGTGAAGAAACACAAAATGGTTCGATTATCCCAGAAAGAACGATTGAGGCTCTCTTCAGAAAGTAAAGAAACTCCTCAAG AAACTCCAAAAAACCCATGGAAAAAGATACcagatatttcagaaaatattgcAAAATCTCCAACAGACTCCTCTTTTAGTGGTATACTATTAGATGAGAAGAAATTGAAAGGGAATTTGGTGAAAATCACAAATAAACAACTGGTCCATACTCAG ATGGAAGATAAGGCAATTATGGACTtggaaaaattttataacaTTCATGAAGTAGAGGATGAGGTTATAAAAGTTCAGAGGGTGGATATTGGCAATGTAGCTCCCCCTGTTTGGGTACCTGCCAATCATGCTCATGGCAGCCACAGTTAA
- the LOC123306622 gene encoding inhibitor of Bruton tyrosine kinase isoform X3 — protein MSKFYNIHRDCTEYCRSIVHGNLITSAFSVLDISGLQLCSYLNYLCTNCDLIKDSAGRTALHAAASYGYLEVVKWLLNNKNANINARDDESGYTPLHRAFYYGRLYIAIELMKAGADATLLDRDGLTSLDHVIQDGLKPTIYFGSVYTWGINKNNSLGPFSSRNTPECLDVFHKKYPKEYVQQICIDTFHSIIITINGHAYTCGHGLGGRLGLRTENAIVEPTKITFPEKVDVIRVSISRDHSLFLTASRHIYSCGLNTHKVLGLYPPPNKCLSPEKVKCLMSKVPCGVSAGRYHSVAWTARKLYTWGLNGGQLGHESYHGNYIITPRGVPAINNRDNDIKKVVSSDGAIAILTGTGDVYVLHDYMCRKVASRFSNLQNLAIIGGKLRTDTDVDLKGESLKELKVVILTNNGQMFIWRESDPQLCRLTFSVPRVFSVINVSLNFNNILFVTNYGECYTGIIKKRVKKVYWDRKNFGALPVASVAVTKIPKIYRASAIVSDPKGEDFGVIQQHPYATEISDENIMKKEMEYQFTKLLEETTEEDNIHDIVIKINHKTFPAHKYILASESNLMDLCDSKDEIVLKDINVDFFQQLLIFIYTGTCSLLEVGECPELFKKYYISSDGVEQETVKSQKNKSPQNPIRKLQEMSKRFGCKRLHHLLNDFYMQNIYIFRKSDILNTPKCYQITDFPEYYDIKLKCSNGKEIKAHKCILVGRLEYFSNLFAARWSNDARSTISIPHTSDLVEALLEFLYTDSEYFLLDKDGDFLLKLLVLADEYLVEQLKQCCAYLILKLNHLDLKNAIDILQIAHKVKSTFLIKGVMTYVVNNLAYFLEAKALHDLSEELLYDISMYYISYRKLDRRHQTYAISDDRSEKIHEIHNKYPINLEISEKRNLRAMQKMSKQRRSKFLRKSVSEKSLQRDSDDDEKEECTPHCLPNTEEKTENVEKIGQDRVSAICSATRILETSNEEPEFINLKNLSLSDSFDEFPLLNSPPEGSHNRLSSSPSQGKFVKKHKMVRLSQKERLRLSSESKETPQVPLQIHL, from the exons ATGagtaaattttacaatatccaCCGGGATTGTACTGAATATTGCAGATCTATTGTGCATGGAAATTTGATAACTTCTGCCTTTTCGGTTTTGGATATTTCTGGTCTTCAATTATGCTCCTACCTGAATTATTTGTGTACTAACTGTGATTTAATAAAAGATTCTGCTGGAAGAACAGCTCTACATGCAGCTGCTTCCTATGGATATTTAGAAGTAGTAAAATGGCTACTTAACAATAAAAATGCAAACATAAATGCCAGAGATGATGAATCAGGTTACACACCCCTACATAGGGCCTTTTATTATGGAAGGTTATATATAGCAATAGAATTAATGAAAGCAG GTGCTGACGCTACATTATTGGACAGGGATGGACTGACATCCTTAGATCACGTTATTCAGGATGGACTAAAACCTACCATTTACTTTGGTTCTGTATATACTTGGGgcattaataaaaataattccttGGGTCCATTTAGTTCAAGAAATACCCCTGAATGTTTGGATGTGTTCCACAAAAAATATCCAAAGGAGTATGTGCAACAAATATGCATAGATACATTTCATAGTATCATAATCACTATTAATGGACACGCTTACACTTGTGGGCATGGCCTAGGGGGTAGGTTAGGTTTACGCACTGAAAACGCTATTGTTGAACCTACAAAAATAACTTTTCCTGAGAAAGTTGATGTAATTCGAGTCAGCATATCAAGAGATCATTCTTTATTTTTGACAGCCTCTAGGCAT atttaTTCATGTGGACTTAACACACATAAAGTATTAGGTCTTTATCCTCCACCAAATAAATGTCTTTCCCCTGAAAAAGTGAAATGCCTCATGTCTAAAGTCCCTTGTGGAGTGAGTGCAGGCCGATATCATTCTGTTGCTTGGACTGCTAGGAAGTTGTACACTTGGGGCTTGAATGGTGGTCAACTTGGCCATGAGAGCTATCATGGAAATTATATAATTACACCTAGAGGTGTACCAGCAATTAATAACAGAGATAATGATATCAAAAAAGTTGTATCAAGTGATGGTGCAATTGCAATCCTGACTGGGACAGGGGATGTTTATGTTCTTCATGATTATATGTGTAGAAAAGTAGCTTCCAG gttTTCGAATCTTCAAAATTTGGCTATTATTGGTGGAAAATTGAGAACCGACACAGATGTCGATTTGAAAGGGGAATCCCTAAAAGAATTGAAAGTGGTCATTCTAACCAATAATGGCCAGATGTTTATATGGCGGGAATCGGATCCACAACTCTGCAGGTTAACATTCTCCGTTCCCAGAGTTTTTTCAGTTATAAATGTTTCACtgaatttcaataatatccttTTTGTTACCAACTATGGAGAGTGCTATACTGGCATCATTAAAAAAAGAGTGAAAAAAGTATATTGGGATAGAAAAAATTTCGGCGCATTACCAGTGGCTTCTGTTGCAGTAACTAAAATACCGAAAATATACAGGGCTTCAGCTATAGTAAGCGATCCAAAAGGAGAAGATTTTGGTGTGATACAG CAACATCCTTATGCCACTGAGATTTCTGACGAAAATATTATGAAGAAAGAAATGGAATATCAGTTCACTAAATTACTTGAAGAAACTACTGAAGAAGATAATATTCATGACATCGTTATTAAAATAAATCACAAAACATTTCCAGCGCACAAGTACATTTTGGCTAGTGAGAGTAATTTAATGGATTTATGTGACAGTAAAGATGAAATAGTACTGAAAGACATTAacgttgatttttttcaacaattattgatttttatttacaCTGGTACTTGTTCTTTGCTGGAAGTTGGAGAATGCCCCGaactcttcaaaaaatattacatTTCTTCTGATGGAGTCGAACAGGAAACTGTCAAGAGCCAAAAAAATAAATCTCCGCAAAACCCTATCAGAAAATTGCAAGAGATGTCTAAACGCTTTGGTTGTAAGAGACTACATCACCTCTTGAATGATTTCTATATGCAAAATATCTACATATTTAGAAAGAGTGATATATTAAATACCCCAAAGTGTTATCAGATAACAGATTTTCCTGAATATTATGACATCAAGCTGAAATGTAGCAACGGCAAGGAGATCAAGGCACATAAATGTATTTTAGTTGGAAGACTTGAATATTTCAGTAATTTATTTGCTGCTAGATGGAGTAAT GATGCCAGAAGTACCATTAGCATACCTCATACAAGTGATTTGGTGGAAGCTTTGTTAGAATTTTTATACACGGACTCCGAATATTTCCTGTTAGATAAAGATGGAGATTTCTTGTTGAAATTGTTGGTTTTAGCTGATGAATATTTGGTGGAACAACTGAAACAATGTTGTGCTTATCTCATactgaaactgaatcatcttgATCTCAAGAATGCCATTGACATTCTACAAATCGCTCATAAGGTCAAGTCTACTTTTTTGATAAAAGGTGTTATGACATATGTTGTGAACAATTTAGCCTATTTCTTAGAGGCTAAAGCATTACATGACCTTTCTGAGGAATTATTGTATGATATATCTATGTATTATATTTCATACCGAAAATTAGATCGTCGCCATCAAACCTATGCTATTTCCGATGATCGAAGTGAGAAAATACATGAAATACATAACAAATATCCaataaatttggaaatttcTGAGAAAAGGAATCTTCGAGCTATGCAGAAAATGTCCAAGCAACGAAGGTCGAAGTTTTTAAGAAAAAGTGTGAGTGAAAAAAGTTTGCAGAGAGATTCGGATGATGACGAGAAGGAAGAGTGTACACCACATTGTCTACCAAACACTGAAGAAAAAACGGAAAATGTTGAGAAGATTGGGCAAGATCGTGTATCGGCAATCTGTTCAGCTACAAGAATATTAGAAACCTCAAATGAGGAACCAGAATTCATAAATTTAAAAAACCTTTCATTATCCGATTCATTTGATGAGTTTCCTTTATTGAACAGTCCACCTGAAGGTAGTCATAATAGATTGAGTAGTTCACCTAGTCAAGGAAAGTTTGTGAAGAAACACAAAATGGTTCGATTATCCCAGAAAGAACGATTGAGGCTCTCTTCAGAAAGTAAAGAAACTCCTCAAG TTCCACTACAAATTCATCTTTAG
- the LOC123306622 gene encoding inhibitor of Bruton tyrosine kinase isoform X1 produces MSKFYNIHRDCTEYCRSIVHGNLITSAFSVLDISGLQLCSYLNYLCTNCDLIKDSAGRTALHAAASYGYLEVVKWLLNNKNANINARDDESGYTPLHRAFYYGRLYIAIELMKAGADATLLDRDGLTSLDHVIQDGLKPTIYFGSVYTWGINKNNSLGPFSSRNTPECLDVFHKKYPKEYVQQICIDTFHSIIITINGHAYTCGHGLGGRLGLRTENAIVEPTKITFPEKVDVIRVSISRDHSLFLTASRHIYSCGLNTHKVLGLYPPPNKCLSPEKVKCLMSKVPCGVSAGRYHSVAWTARKLYTWGLNGGQLGHESYHGNYIITPRGVPAINNRDNDIKKVVSSDGAIAILTGTGDVYVLHDYMCRKVASRFSNLQNLAIIGGKLRTDTDVDLKGESLKELKVVILTNNGQMFIWRESDPQLCRLTFSVPRVFSVINVSLNFNNILFVTNYGECYTGIIKKRVKKVYWDRKNFGALPVASVAVTKIPKIYRASAIVSDPKGEDFGVIQQHPYATEISDENIMKKEMEYQFTKLLEETTEEDNIHDIVIKINHKTFPAHKYILASESNLMDLCDSKDEIVLKDINVDFFQQLLIFIYTGTCSLLEVGECPELFKKYYISSDGVEQETVKSQKNKSPQNPIRKLQEMSKRFGCKRLHHLLNDFYMQNIYIFRKSDILNTPKCYQITDFPEYYDIKLKCSNGKEIKAHKCILVGRLEYFSNLFAARWSNDARSTISIPHTSDLVEALLEFLYTDSEYFLLDKDGDFLLKLLVLADEYLVEQLKQCCAYLILKLNHLDLKNAIDILQIAHKVKSTFLIKGVMTYVVNNLAYFLEAKALHDLSEELLYDISMYYISYRKLDRRHQTYAISDDRSEKIHEIHNKYPINLEISEKRNLRAMQKMSKQRRSKFLRKSVSEKSLQRDSDDDEKEECTPHCLPNTEEKTENVEKIGQDRVSAICSATRILETSNEEPEFINLKNLSLSDSFDEFPLLNSPPEGSHNRLSSSPSQGKFVKKHKMVRLSQKERLRLSSESKETPQGTSETPKNPWKKIPDISENIAKSPTDSSFSGILLDEKKLKGNLVKITNKQLVHTQMEDKAIMDLEKFYNIHEVEDEVIKVQRVDIGNVAPPVWVPANHAHGSHS; encoded by the exons ATGagtaaattttacaatatccaCCGGGATTGTACTGAATATTGCAGATCTATTGTGCATGGAAATTTGATAACTTCTGCCTTTTCGGTTTTGGATATTTCTGGTCTTCAATTATGCTCCTACCTGAATTATTTGTGTACTAACTGTGATTTAATAAAAGATTCTGCTGGAAGAACAGCTCTACATGCAGCTGCTTCCTATGGATATTTAGAAGTAGTAAAATGGCTACTTAACAATAAAAATGCAAACATAAATGCCAGAGATGATGAATCAGGTTACACACCCCTACATAGGGCCTTTTATTATGGAAGGTTATATATAGCAATAGAATTAATGAAAGCAG GTGCTGACGCTACATTATTGGACAGGGATGGACTGACATCCTTAGATCACGTTATTCAGGATGGACTAAAACCTACCATTTACTTTGGTTCTGTATATACTTGGGgcattaataaaaataattccttGGGTCCATTTAGTTCAAGAAATACCCCTGAATGTTTGGATGTGTTCCACAAAAAATATCCAAAGGAGTATGTGCAACAAATATGCATAGATACATTTCATAGTATCATAATCACTATTAATGGACACGCTTACACTTGTGGGCATGGCCTAGGGGGTAGGTTAGGTTTACGCACTGAAAACGCTATTGTTGAACCTACAAAAATAACTTTTCCTGAGAAAGTTGATGTAATTCGAGTCAGCATATCAAGAGATCATTCTTTATTTTTGACAGCCTCTAGGCAT atttaTTCATGTGGACTTAACACACATAAAGTATTAGGTCTTTATCCTCCACCAAATAAATGTCTTTCCCCTGAAAAAGTGAAATGCCTCATGTCTAAAGTCCCTTGTGGAGTGAGTGCAGGCCGATATCATTCTGTTGCTTGGACTGCTAGGAAGTTGTACACTTGGGGCTTGAATGGTGGTCAACTTGGCCATGAGAGCTATCATGGAAATTATATAATTACACCTAGAGGTGTACCAGCAATTAATAACAGAGATAATGATATCAAAAAAGTTGTATCAAGTGATGGTGCAATTGCAATCCTGACTGGGACAGGGGATGTTTATGTTCTTCATGATTATATGTGTAGAAAAGTAGCTTCCAG gttTTCGAATCTTCAAAATTTGGCTATTATTGGTGGAAAATTGAGAACCGACACAGATGTCGATTTGAAAGGGGAATCCCTAAAAGAATTGAAAGTGGTCATTCTAACCAATAATGGCCAGATGTTTATATGGCGGGAATCGGATCCACAACTCTGCAGGTTAACATTCTCCGTTCCCAGAGTTTTTTCAGTTATAAATGTTTCACtgaatttcaataatatccttTTTGTTACCAACTATGGAGAGTGCTATACTGGCATCATTAAAAAAAGAGTGAAAAAAGTATATTGGGATAGAAAAAATTTCGGCGCATTACCAGTGGCTTCTGTTGCAGTAACTAAAATACCGAAAATATACAGGGCTTCAGCTATAGTAAGCGATCCAAAAGGAGAAGATTTTGGTGTGATACAG CAACATCCTTATGCCACTGAGATTTCTGACGAAAATATTATGAAGAAAGAAATGGAATATCAGTTCACTAAATTACTTGAAGAAACTACTGAAGAAGATAATATTCATGACATCGTTATTAAAATAAATCACAAAACATTTCCAGCGCACAAGTACATTTTGGCTAGTGAGAGTAATTTAATGGATTTATGTGACAGTAAAGATGAAATAGTACTGAAAGACATTAacgttgatttttttcaacaattattgatttttatttacaCTGGTACTTGTTCTTTGCTGGAAGTTGGAGAATGCCCCGaactcttcaaaaaatattacatTTCTTCTGATGGAGTCGAACAGGAAACTGTCAAGAGCCAAAAAAATAAATCTCCGCAAAACCCTATCAGAAAATTGCAAGAGATGTCTAAACGCTTTGGTTGTAAGAGACTACATCACCTCTTGAATGATTTCTATATGCAAAATATCTACATATTTAGAAAGAGTGATATATTAAATACCCCAAAGTGTTATCAGATAACAGATTTTCCTGAATATTATGACATCAAGCTGAAATGTAGCAACGGCAAGGAGATCAAGGCACATAAATGTATTTTAGTTGGAAGACTTGAATATTTCAGTAATTTATTTGCTGCTAGATGGAGTAAT GATGCCAGAAGTACCATTAGCATACCTCATACAAGTGATTTGGTGGAAGCTTTGTTAGAATTTTTATACACGGACTCCGAATATTTCCTGTTAGATAAAGATGGAGATTTCTTGTTGAAATTGTTGGTTTTAGCTGATGAATATTTGGTGGAACAACTGAAACAATGTTGTGCTTATCTCATactgaaactgaatcatcttgATCTCAAGAATGCCATTGACATTCTACAAATCGCTCATAAGGTCAAGTCTACTTTTTTGATAAAAGGTGTTATGACATATGTTGTGAACAATTTAGCCTATTTCTTAGAGGCTAAAGCATTACATGACCTTTCTGAGGAATTATTGTATGATATATCTATGTATTATATTTCATACCGAAAATTAGATCGTCGCCATCAAACCTATGCTATTTCCGATGATCGAAGTGAGAAAATACATGAAATACATAACAAATATCCaataaatttggaaatttcTGAGAAAAGGAATCTTCGAGCTATGCAGAAAATGTCCAAGCAACGAAGGTCGAAGTTTTTAAGAAAAAGTGTGAGTGAAAAAAGTTTGCAGAGAGATTCGGATGATGACGAGAAGGAAGAGTGTACACCACATTGTCTACCAAACACTGAAGAAAAAACGGAAAATGTTGAGAAGATTGGGCAAGATCGTGTATCGGCAATCTGTTCAGCTACAAGAATATTAGAAACCTCAAATGAGGAACCAGAATTCATAAATTTAAAAAACCTTTCATTATCCGATTCATTTGATGAGTTTCCTTTATTGAACAGTCCACCTGAAGGTAGTCATAATAGATTGAGTAGTTCACCTAGTCAAGGAAAGTTTGTGAAGAAACACAAAATGGTTCGATTATCCCAGAAAGAACGATTGAGGCTCTCTTCAGAAAGTAAAGAAACTCCTCAAGGTACTTCAG AAACTCCAAAAAACCCATGGAAAAAGATACcagatatttcagaaaatattgcAAAATCTCCAACAGACTCCTCTTTTAGTGGTATACTATTAGATGAGAAGAAATTGAAAGGGAATTTGGTGAAAATCACAAATAAACAACTGGTCCATACTCAG ATGGAAGATAAGGCAATTATGGACTtggaaaaattttataacaTTCATGAAGTAGAGGATGAGGTTATAAAAGTTCAGAGGGTGGATATTGGCAATGTAGCTCCCCCTGTTTGGGTACCTGCCAATCATGCTCATGGCAGCCACAGTTAA